Genomic segment of Notolabrus celidotus isolate fNotCel1 chromosome 1, fNotCel1.pri, whole genome shotgun sequence:
tgagctgacttcaaagcaaaagtagtgagtaaataagttcccccaaaaaataatactcaagtaatgtacagatactcaaaaaatgtacttaagtactttactcaagtaaatttactttgttactgtccaccactggtatcTATCTACAGATATAtgattatttatataaatataggtGCCAGTGGTGGTGCGCCATGGTCAGTACTCTAATGGTGGTGACATAGTCAGTTGGGGCTTGAGAGTTTGGAATGGGAGGTGATCAATTATTCTAGAAGAAATGGTAGGGATTTCCAGAAGCATGTTGATAAGTGTGAGAGGGAgcatgtgttgttttctttgactCATCATACAGTTGTCGATCAGTCTCTGCTTCACACTTACctctgttctgtttctttttctccattGGAAGGCCATGGATACGGCTGTGTCAGGGACTGAAAAATGGAAAGAAGATGTACCAGTCTGACAGtgataagaaagaaaaactaaatCAGGTGCTTCATGTAGTCTTGTTGACTATGTTTGCTGACTTCACCATCAGTTGAAATCTTCACTTTATATTAACAACTAAGTTATCTAATTTTAAGAAGGCTACAGCGTTAACCTTTAATATGGAAGCAGCACAAACTAGGAGTGTAACATGACTATGACTGTTTTCCACAAAGGgcatataataattattaaaccAACAGAATAACTTCTAAAtcaaattttgttttaaaataactgaTTCATTTGGCCAGTAGCCAGATAACAAGAAGGATATTTTAAGGTGAAGAGATAGCTATTGCAGAAGAACCCCTTTGGGGCGAGACAAGACTGCTCTGCTCTGTATCAGGGCCATGCcctgtaaaggctgatttatacttctgcgtctcccctacgcagcaggggctgacgcggacatgagccccacatacttgtgcgttggtgtgtccgtgtcgcgcagcaattctccaccgaaacgcctgagtgcagtgcggtctctctgatggccggccgcctgcttccagtcccgctacgatctctgtttacttttccacagagtttcagagcgtgttatgttaatctacagctgatacatgttgcggtttatcatacagacatgattacatgaagaatagagaggaggagatgaaatacacggctgatgtgcggctgatgtccgggatcccgaaagtgttgtaaatgcgggaaagacaaagccgccgagcggactgatcacagagcttgcggtccgcgtcggctctacggggagttacattttggaggaggtgcacgtcagctacgtgcgtaggtacgggagttACATGGTctcccggcgtagggtacgccgttgattcacgcagaagtataaatcagccttaagggttAAAATCCAGTAGAACAACCTGCTAGCTACATATTACCCATGCATAGTTCAAATGTGTAAATCATTTAACTTGAAGGGAAAAAGTGCATTACTAAAGCACTAAACTTTGAATGCTGGCATCTTGCAGACAGTGtgaactgaaacagaaaaccAAACTTCCTTCTATTTGCACTGAatttttttgccaatttttctttcaaattatGCCTTATGTCTGTATTTAACCATTGCTTGGACgtatttttgtctgtttggcTGTTCAGTTGTTGATCTGGCCTAACCGAAACAGCATTTGACACACCAATTTATGAGTTATGAGCAGCTTAATTTTAGGTTAAGATGGAAAATCAACTATAAATCCCCCACCATAAACAGCCATGAACCAACGAGGAACAACAATCACCCACCTAACTCTTTACTTTTCCTCACAGTGTATTTTGACTAGAGGTCTCAGGTGTCATCTCTCAACATTTTAttacagtttgtgttgattttggcaaaTCTAATATAAGTAAAAATGACATAGTGCTTAGTATTCTTTATGAATAACCATAAAGTATCACTTAGGTTAATGAGAGTCTAGCTGTCAGTAAGCTAGTGGTGTTTCTGATGTTCCCATGGTTACCCGAGCCACCAGACTGTGTCCTGGCCACTTCTGTAGAATCACATATTTGGGCCACTTTCACATGTGTGGAACCTGTTTGAAATCAAGGGGAGATGGTTTTGTGTGCCTGACAGATTTTATATCACTTCTATACAAGTTTTCCTATTTTAggctacaaaaataaaactaactTGACTGCAATGTTTCAGATTAACTGCtgcccctgccccccccccccccccccccctatagAGTTGCTGAATGCCTCTGTTTTTAGTGATTTGATTACTTGCCCATTCATTTGGTAATTTCATTTGCACCAGTAGGATGCAATTATAAGCGGAGTCTGGCCATGTTGCACTATCATATCCTCCTATTTGACAACAGGGCCTTGTGTCAAACTGTATTTACAAAACAtcagctgtgttttatttgtcctCACATGGGACATTcctaagttattttattttctatctgaCATAAGCCAGAATTAATGGCCAGGTAGTCATGTGTATagatatcaataaaaataacatctgAACTGCAACataaaatgttctcctcagggCACAGTGAGACAAGAGTTTCGCCAGCTAAGCATTCTTCCATGAAAGAAAGCTAATACACACAGTATACGCATATTTAGTGTTTCCTCATATTGAGGTGCAGGAAAATTTGCCAATACCCCCCACATGAAAGGCGTTTCTTGTCATAACAAAGTGTTTAAAGTACAGTGATCAATAGCTAGAACTTACTGTgtagtaggggtgaccccaaatagtcgaatattcgacgattcattctaacgagccttagtcgactgccaatctcatagtcgaatatttgcatatgaaacgtggatcattccattcaaaccatgggggtgctcaatgtctaattttacattattttcctgtttcccgtaaaaatagtgtctcatttagcctatttttatataaatatagacttatttaatgtaattctgagaacagctcttgaagtgttaaatctccttaaagtggtaattaaatctcccctggtaattaaaggtggactctcccatttagcgggagctgtggagcagacgtacctcagctggcctttaaatctttctactttcatggtagctcaaaatgtcaggaaataaaacttcagttgatcctaaaaatagtaatgaagatgaggagcagcttcatgaagagggctttgagatcaaggattaccggaccacacaaaaactgtacagggccaaaagaacgaggagggatacccaaagctgtccgaagcctcaaaaacaatccacagcatcccatccacctccacgctatcagagaggatattctcaaagacaggatttacagtcaacaaagcaaggagtgcacttctgcccgtacacatgatggttttcctcgcgtACAAATTGAAAAGACTTTTCTTGCGGACAAAGATGcaatgaaagactgttttaaaaggtaccgttaagagatttaaaaaccctttagctggttcaggtttgattatgaacattatacagatgtttagccttaagttggacaaactaccctccgcagcgctgctctccgctgtgcgAACACTgcttaaatatctcctgattccttattctgtaacggcgcgttgttccatgtttaacggatggcggccttatttgagttttctctccatcacctcattgtttttgcaatatagatttaaaaaatctaagttttatacctataatattctgttgttccttttactttaagctacgagtctcttaattgtaaatggttatgtgtaatattgtcatgcggtcaccatcatgcagactttgggtcaataaggaaaaacaacaaacattcgactattcgtcgactatgggcaaaatctgatgaatcagattcaactaagcaaatccttagtcgggctcacccctactgtGTAGtcatcaaatgaaaaaaaactatCTGGCAAGAAAGTCCATACAATTTACATGAACATCAAAACATTTAGTGGTCCCATGTTGAGAAGGTTGTTAGACTAAGTAGTGAAGATGAGGGCTCCTTTCCTCATCAGAATGTGACAGCCTTGCTCTTTGAAAAATAACATATGTAAGTATGACATGTGTTACAGCTTGTTAGTGGCCTCATCTTGTCCACAGGGATGTGCTGTAGTGATGACATCAAGCATGCTTCTTCCTACTCATCATCATAGCTCAGTTTCGGCCCCTAGGATTTATTGATTTGTCCAAATAGTGACTCACAACACCTCAGTGTTTCCTGTACCCGTGAAAATGTACAGGACTTATGTTCATGGTCATCCATTTAAGACACTGTTATTCAATCTGAAAAGGGATAGAACACCTGGGAGGGAAGGAAGTGGAAGTGTTGGAGGGAAATGCTGGCAATCAATTTTCTTCATCTGATGAAAATAATTTTGTCACCAGTATTTCTGAATGTAGAAcagacaaaaataagaaaatgtttGTCAGGTACATACAAGttacttttggtttgtgttaatTTTGGAGATCCCCATGGGCaaagagtatatatatatatatatatatatatatatatatatatatacagtatatatatatatcactttgttgatcttgtcttgtgtatGTCAAGGATGTATTTTCATACAATAAAATTagctcctgctttcttttaaaaattatGTGATTTCTTGTGAACATTTGGTGTTAAGATATAAAGAAAAGCAACATCTACCCCTCATAACAGTAAGTTTTATGCATTAAATCTTATAGTACAGAAAcagtcagtcttgttgctgattgtctcattttcttttgtaggtCTTAGAGAGGACTCAATATTCATTTAAATCTGTTTCAATCCCAAttaaaaagtcatgtttttcCATGTGTAAAAAGGGTTTCTCCAGGTTGTATACATCCAGCTTTCTGAGTCTTTCTGGTATTTGTAAAAACAGCGGAAAATAAAAGTCTTTGCTTTTGATGAAATTAGGGTAGTTTATTGTGTCTTTTGTCTTGTTACTATTTTTTGCGCAAGACATAGTAACGCACCGCCACATCATGTTCTGAATAAGTCTGCAAtatatgttacatttttatgcaCTGTAAGCACAAGATTTATATGTAGAGAAAAGGATTAGGGTCGATGGAACAACAATGAGAATTTGGTTGTTAGGcaagtaaacatttgttttttaatctgttttttttttttttattctgacttaaatcttttctttaaacaaaatactgtttaattttgaattctgtttaattatattcTTTTTCATCTTTAGAATTAAAGAAACTTATCtctaaattctgactttaaactttcatttctctttacatttttcagactttaatctcagaattctgacctctttgaaaaatgtcagaactctgacatctttgaaaatatcagaattctgacttttaagtcagaattggaaaaaaatatagcagaatttattaaattattgGCCTaaccttaaaaataataatactaataatccTCTTCAATATAtacagttgaaaccagaagtttacatacactgtataaaaagacacaatcttttttctctccctgtctgACATCAAATTAGACTAAATGTTTCTTATTTCCGGTCTGTTAGGATTACCAAAATTATTTCTCTTTGCTAAATGACAGAATAATGAGAGAgatcatttattagaaatttttgtattattttcttcaaagtcaaaagtttacatacattTCCCTAGTATTTGGTTGCATTGCCTTTAAACTGTATGACTTGGGTCAAACATTTTGGGTAACCTTCTACAAGCCTCTCACAAAAGTTTGCTGGAATTTTGTCCCCTTCCTCCTGACAGAACTGTTGTAACTGAATCAGGTTTGTAGGCCGTCTTGCTAGCACACGCCTTTTCAGATCTGTCCACAGATTTTCTCTGGGATTGAGATCAGGGCTTTGTGATGGCCACTCCAAAGCATTGACTCTGTTGTCCTTAAGCCACTTTGTTACTAATGTGGCAGTATGCTTAGGGTCATTGTCCATTTGGAAGACCCATTTGCGCCCAAGCTTTAACTTCCTGGCTCATGTCTTGAGATGTTGCTTCAATATTTCCACATAATGTTCTTTCTTCATGATGCCATCTAATTTGTGAAGAGCACCAGTCCCTCCTGCAGCAAAATACCCCCACAACATGATGCTGACACCCCCATACTTCACGGTTGGGATGGTGTTCTCAGGTTTGCAAGCTTCCCCCTTTTTCCTCCAAATGTATCACTGGTCATTATGGCCAAACAGTTCAGTTTTcctttcatcagaccacaggacatgtCTCAAAAAAAGGAAggtctttgtctctgtgtgcatTTGCAATCTGTAATCTGGCCTTTTTATGTTGCTTTCTGAGTAATGGCTTCTTCCTTGCTGAGTGGCCTTTCAGCCCACGTCGGTGCAGGACTTGTTTGACTGTGGACAATGACAGTTTCTCACCAGCTTCAGCCAGCATCTTCACAAggtcttctgcttttgttctggGGTTGATACACACATTTCGCACCAATAAAAGTTCATCTCTGGGACACAGAAGTTGTGTCCTTCCTGAGCGGTATGATACCTGAACATTCCCATGGTGTTTATACTTGCGTATAATTGTTAGTACAGATGAACGTGGCACCTTCAGGCATCTGGAAATTGTACCCGAGGATGAACCAGAGTTGTGGAGGTTGACAATTTTCTTCCGGATATCTTGGctgatttcttttgattttcccATGATGTCTCACAAggaagcagtgtgtttgagttgtgcCTTTAAAATACATCCACAGGTGTGCCTCCAATTAACTCAATAGCTGTCAATTAACCTATCAAAAGCTTCCAGAGCCATGAAATCATCTTCCCGGCTTTCCCAAAttgtttaaaggcacagtaatcttagtgtatgtaaacttttgactttgaagaaaGTAATACTAAAACCTTTAATaaattctctctctcattattcTAAAATTtagcaaatagaaataaattTGGTAATCTTAACTGACCTATAACAAGAAAAGTTTAGTCTAATTTAATGTCAGacagtgaaacaaaaacaattatgtgtctttttatacagtgtatgtaaacttctggtttcaactgtaTGTACTGCAAGCAAGTCACACAAAATTACTTTAAAGTCCTCCCTCAGCTAGAACACAttaaagggaaaaaacacacaagcccAAAGGAACATCAAGGGTTTttttgcacacaaaaaaaatgtttctgtggTTCTCAAGAATTTATGCCCAAGCGTGACAACCATTCAGGTCAGTTTCTGAAAATTCAtctatggattttttttttttcgaattTGCATTCAATATCTTCCACGAATAAGTATCAAAATTGAGAAACATTATTTATtggacataaaaaaagaaaatcttggAAATCtattcccttttttaaaataatattgaatTGAATGTTGAATGTTACATTGAACTGCATTTAATCGTATAACTCATAACAAGATTACTGACCTTACCTTTATTATAGGAAACATAATTGTGCGGTAATGTTTCTCTTTTGTCTGATGGGTGCACTTTGATTTTTGTCccaaatattaaatcaatacaaatgcAGTACATTAGTCTGAAATTCATGGCTTCCTGTCTGCAAGATTGTGGACAGATATCCGATGGTATTTAGATaatgacaagaaaaaaaggagcGACATCAAATTGTAGAAAAGAAGAATGTAAAAAGCTTCTGCTCCCAAAGGGCATTGTTGTAAGAAAGTTCTGTAGTTTGACAGAAGGATTTAAGTGGTTGCCATGCAGACACATCATGCAATAAAGATGAACAGCACAGAAAAGTATGATGAGACCAAAAGAGTTTTATAAATTAAGATggtgttttttattgtgttaaaaaACAATTGAATCTGCATGTTTTAAAGCTCCAAGTGTGGAATAAAGAAATAGTAAATTTGATCCCAAGCCATCAGCTCACTTTTGGGTGGCAGCTCAACAGATTTGGCAAGATTTGTGATTTTTGTTGAGAACAACTTGATGATGAGGCAACAATGTGATAAATACCCACAACACCTTAAAACATTGCACCAGTGCAAAAAAATTAGATGAAAAATCAGCCGTTGCGTTGAGACTGAACTAAAGTGCATTATGTTACAAAAATAAGgtctaaataaaaagtaaacaacagACGATCACAACACATTTACAGTTTCACCTAAACTTCAAAGGCTCAACCTTGCAAGGCAGTTTAAGACACTGATGTGGCAGTCGTATAACCTTATTTGACAGTGAAAGAAGTATTTCCATTCCAATGATTTTGTTCTACTTCTTTGCTTTGCCTGTCACAGCCCTTCAAAAACCAATCTTGAGAATATTTTTGAAGACTCGTTTAAAGTTCCCATTGCAGAGCGGGTATATAAACGGGTTAAGTGTGGAGTTGATGTAACCGAGCCATATTGTGAACATGTGCAGGTCATGGTGCACGCACTCTTTGCAGACCGCCATGACCATGAAAGCAATGAAGTACGGTATCCAACACAATAAGAAAGCAGCAATAATGAAACCCAACTGCTTGGCTGCCTTGTGCTCTTTATGGATCCTCAGGCTTTGGATACGCTGACGTGATTGGACAATGAACCTTTGCCATGTCTGTTTTAGGGTCACTGCATTATTTGGGTCCAGTTTGGCATCTTTAACCCCTTCCTCAGTCCAGGACAGAGTTTGACTAGGGTCAAAGTTGTTGTAGAGTGCAGGCGTAAATCTCTGCGCATCTGAAACCTGAGTAACATCACAGACACCGCTCACCGAGTTCGGCACTGTGACATGACATTCGTTCAAAGATGCTGGAAGTCTGTTTCCATTATTTCCCTCAGTACAGTTTACTTCCTGTTGCATTGGAGGTTGACTCAGGGGAATCTCAACATCTGACGGCTTCTCCTCAGGACACAAGGAGCACCTTTTCGCCACTCTGAGTCGTTTTGATGTCCTGGCAAGCAATGACGTCTGCTGGCACTTCACACCAATTTTTCTATGAGATCTGGATGAAGCTGTTTTAGTTTTGTCTGTTTCCTCCAGGGAATATGCCTGATCAAGAGTGTTTTGGTCCAATAAGCGTTGTTTCTTAGAAAGTTTCATTGGACTTTTACGCACTCGCTCTTGAAATGTTGAGACATTTTTCACTGGCGAAACAATATGTTGTCCATTCTCATTCTCCCCAAATGAATCTGTTGGATGAATGATTCTTTCCCTGTCCCTCAGATGTTGCCTCACTGCCAAGTAGATATGAGTATAAAACCACAGCATCAAAATCGAGGGTACGTAGAAGTTGAAAACTGCAGTAACAACCTTAAACCATGTGACAAAGCGGAAATCTGTGTCACACTTGTTCTCCTCCTCTGGTTTAAGATCTACATGAGCAAAAGACCTCCATCCCAAAATTGGAATAATCCACGTCATCGACAGCAGCCATGCTCCAGATATCATTGCACTGGCTCTTCCCCGTGTCCGGTATTTGAGATACTTAAGTGGCTGTCTGACAGAGCGGTACCTGTCCACACACAGGATGAACAAGCTGAAAATGGAGGCAGTGCTGGCTACGTAGTCCATTATAAGCCAAAACTGGCAGACAGCCCGCCCCAGCTTCCATTCATCTTCCAACAAGTACACCAGGTTTAGAGGCATAACTGTGGCTCCCACTATGAGATCTGCCACAGACAGGCTAACAATGTAGAGGTTCCCTACAGTGTGGaggctcttctctctcttcactgcATACAGAACTAGCAGGTTCATTACAACTGTGAGGAGGGAAAGAAGCCCCAGAGAGACCCCCAATAGGACGTTCTGCAAGCCATGATGGAAGTTCATGGTGTGGTTGCTCGTTGACAAATCGCCATCCAGCAGGCTGCTGTTGCTGCCATCAGCGTAGCTGTTGTTGTTATGCTGAGGGGTGTCTGTGGGAGGTGACAGACCAGATTCCATCATGGTAGGTGAGATTGTCACCTCTAGATTCAGTCACATCCTGGAAAATTTCTGACCAATGGGTCCTTACTGCTAGACAAATCACGTAGGTTCTGATCTGAGTTGTCCTTTTTACTCCTTTGGTTATGTGAACAAAGAAGTCACACCTGGAAAACAtagataaaaaacattgaaattggTCAGATTTCACTTTGACACACTGTTCACATACTGTTCCTTCTCTGTACATTTTCTACATAGTTCAAAATTAGGAGACCTTGTCAAAGTGTCTGCAGAGGGAGACTGCTTTTGTTCTCAGCTTCCGCCTAAATCTAAGTTTAGAATGCGCAAGAGTGGTTTTCTGACAACAGAGCTATATTGGAAGTCAGTTATGCTCCGATAGGCATAGAGTGTGGTGTGGAAACCTGAAACCTTGAGCGCACCTGCATTGATTTTCAGATATGCAGGAGACAAGAAATTAACAGTAGTGAAACTATTGATCCCCAAAAAATACCAGCGTTTTGATAGATTCTGAGTCAGTTGGAGTTGTCTTCACTGCCACTTCAGAAACTCTGTCTCCTAAACTGAAAGATGTTCATTGCCAGGGAAATAAGACAAACAACTTACTAAAAACAAGCAACAAGGCTGAATCAGTAGGATGTGCTACCCGAGGATTACGTTGCCTCAATAAGTGGAAGAATATTCCATTATTGTAATGATGTAGTTCCTTTCTTAATTGGAAAATGCCTAGCAGGAGCCAGCCGATACAGAGGCCAGAGCTATGTGCACAAATGCTACCTGTTGCTTATTCGATGGTGTCCTGTTTTGTGGTTCAATCAAAAAAAGCTTGTATTTCCTTTTAAGGAAAACATGGCTGTTTGAGCAGCCAGGAAGCAGAGTTTGGGAGGATAATGAAGGAATTTTGCCAAAAACTGCATTGGCTTCACCTCTAATTGTCCTGCATTTACTCAGGAAAATGTcttttattagaaaaaatataCCCAGAGCAACTAGTGTTTCCTAGTGTAGCTGGTTGATTTGGACTGTTTTTTTGACTGTGATAAGTATActgtcatgtttttcatgtgatTTCCACTCTACTTAGTAGCTAAAAGGCTGGGAATACCTGGCTTGAAATTACTTTATGATAtcatacattttttctttatccTTCTCTTCCTGGTTCTGCCTCCCCTGCTTTTTTCTtgcatccttttttttctcgctctcctcctcctctcccctcatgAAAATTAAGGGGTAGGGgtaggtagagcgtacagcctaacctggcagggctgaagatatggccaggggtactcaggtggagaattatagccatcatcattaccacctctaaatcaactgcctgatctgagtg
This window contains:
- the hrh1 gene encoding histamine H1 receptor codes for the protein MMESGLSPPTDTPQHNNNSYADGSNSSLLDGDLSTSNHTMNFHHGLQNVLLGVSLGLLSLLTVVMNLLVLYAVKREKSLHTVGNLYIVSLSVADLIVGATVMPLNLVYLLEDEWKLGRAVCQFWLIMDYVASTASIFSLFILCVDRYRSVRQPLKYLKYRTRGRASAMISGAWLLSMTWIIPILGWRSFAHVDLKPEEENKCDTDFRFVTWFKVVTAVFNFYVPSILMLWFYTHIYLAVRQHLRDRERIIHPTDSFGENENGQHIVSPVKNVSTFQERVRKSPMKLSKKQRLLDQNTLDQAYSLEETDKTKTASSRSHRKIGVKCQQTSLLARTSKRLRVAKRCSLCPEEKPSDVEIPLSQPPMQQEVNCTEGNNGNRLPASLNECHVTVPNSVSGVCDVTQVSDAQRFTPALYNNFDPSQTLSWTEEGVKDAKLDPNNAVTLKQTWQRFIVQSRQRIQSLRIHKEHKAAKQLGFIIAAFLLCWIPYFIAFMVMAVCKECVHHDLHMFTIWLGYINSTLNPFIYPLCNGNFKRVFKNILKIGF